The Candidatus Cloacimonadota bacterium genome includes a window with the following:
- the avd gene encoding diversity-generating retroelement protein Avd, translated as MSKNQQYPIYVQWLDTLDWILNTVEKYPRTVRFSIGSRITDYALEILELIVEAIYTRERQALLKRMNLLLEKLRVFFYLSQKRMYISISQYQHISQAINDTGVMVGGWGKSQ; from the coding sequence ATGAGCAAGAACCAGCAGTACCCGATCTATGTCCAATGGCTTGATACGCTGGATTGGATACTGAACACTGTGGAGAAGTATCCTCGCACGGTTCGCTTCAGCATCGGGAGCCGGATCACGGACTATGCCCTGGAGATATTGGAGCTCATCGTGGAGGCGATCTACACCAGGGAACGCCAGGCGCTGTTGAAGCGCATGAATCTGCTCTTGGAGAAACTGCGGGTCTTCTTCTATTTGAGCCAAAAGCGTATGTATATCAGTATCAGCCAGTATCAGCACATCAGCCAGGCAATCAATGACACGGGAGTGATGGTGGGCGGCTGGGGCAAAAGCCAATGA
- a CDS encoding iron-sulfur cluster biosynthesis family protein produces the protein MQIQISTSAKAYIEKKLAFYAKKGRMPRIVVAERSCSGAVFRLHFEPAREGDISLIAGGIDILASQELLDDFGGFELDLEQFFFASRLKIVPLRQSYSCNCTEKCVKSQNYVLNR, from the coding sequence ATGCAGATACAGATAAGCACCAGCGCAAAGGCATACATCGAGAAAAAGCTTGCTTTCTACGCCAAAAAGGGGCGGATGCCCAGGATAGTAGTTGCAGAACGAAGCTGCAGCGGAGCTGTATTTCGCCTCCATTTCGAACCTGCACGTGAGGGCGATATCTCCCTGATAGCTGGTGGTATAGATATCTTGGCCAGTCAAGAGCTATTGGACGATTTTGGCGGATTTGAGCTGGATCTGGAGCAATTCTTCTTTGCTTCCCGGCTCAAGATTGTCCCCTTAAGGCAGAGCTATAGCTGTAACTGCACAGAGAAATGCGTAAAATCACAAAATTATGTCCTGAACAGATAG
- a CDS encoding HRDC domain-containing protein, translating to MFLFFPKEKKICLRFGTQMLRIFTLEYDPVRKSFDDSVLATFLAGKSVISIEKRFFRQNSKFFWTFAIEYETEKIGGSKDIELETDAQKSLFLALKEWRNELAAEKGVPPYLLFTNNQLKQIAIKQPKTGNELKNIQMISAKKVQEYSETVLQIISENISDEQEPAVPDLCPMA from the coding sequence TTGTTTCTTTTCTTTCCCAAAGAAAAGAAGATCTGTTTGCGCTTTGGAACTCAGATGCTAAGGATTTTCACCCTGGAATACGACCCCGTCCGGAAGAGTTTTGATGATTCCGTTCTGGCTACTTTTTTGGCTGGTAAGAGCGTGATCAGCATCGAGAAGCGCTTTTTTCGGCAGAACTCGAAGTTTTTTTGGACCTTTGCCATCGAGTATGAAACAGAGAAAATAGGCGGATCCAAGGACATTGAGCTTGAGACAGATGCCCAGAAAAGCTTGTTTCTTGCGCTCAAAGAATGGCGTAACGAACTGGCTGCGGAAAAGGGGGTGCCTCCCTATCTGCTATTTACCAATAACCAGCTAAAGCAAATTGCCATTAAACAGCCAAAGACCGGTAACGAGCTAAAAAACATCCAGATGATAAGCGCTAAAAAGGTGCAAGAATATAGCGAGACAGTATTGCAGATAATCAGTGAGAACATTAGCGATGAGCAAGAACCAGCAGTACCCGATCTATGTCCAATGGCTTGA
- a CDS encoding reverse transcriptase/maturase family protein has product MKRYGYLYDDLCSFPVLYAACQRALKGHKANPEAAEYVFNIDRELCQLQSELKDGLYQPRAYHYFQIYEPKERTISVASFRDRVVHHALIATIEPVFEKSFIHHSYATRKNKGSLAAVKQAQRFLRRFDWYLKLDIRKYFDSIDHQVLMKLIERKIKDPYILALIGKVLDTSNLNGANPKGVGLPIGNLTSQFFANVYLDGFDHFVSEKLHLPYIRYMDDMILFSNSKSDLKVAFWMCEKYLEEELHLAVKPGSVLLNSRIHGLPFLGFRIFQHLIRMKAMNVRRLAAKIKLRQYQCKTNQIDETALYRSVQSMLAFAYYADSHQLVKRICNTIG; this is encoded by the coding sequence ATGAAAAGATACGGATATCTATATGACGATTTGTGTAGTTTCCCTGTACTCTATGCAGCCTGTCAGAGGGCTTTGAAGGGTCATAAGGCCAATCCTGAGGCAGCAGAGTATGTTTTCAACATCGACCGGGAACTCTGCCAGCTACAAAGTGAACTGAAGGATGGCCTTTATCAACCCAGAGCGTACCATTACTTTCAGATCTATGAACCCAAAGAGCGCACGATCAGCGTGGCAAGCTTTCGCGACCGGGTGGTGCATCATGCTCTGATTGCCACGATAGAGCCTGTTTTCGAGAAGAGTTTTATTCATCATTCCTACGCTACTCGTAAGAATAAGGGGAGCTTGGCAGCGGTAAAACAAGCGCAGCGCTTCCTTAGACGCTTTGATTGGTATCTGAAGCTGGATATCCGCAAGTACTTTGACAGCATCGATCATCAGGTGCTGATGAAGTTGATAGAGCGCAAGATCAAAGACCCATACATCCTGGCTCTGATCGGAAAGGTCCTGGATACCAGCAATCTCAACGGCGCCAATCCCAAGGGCGTAGGTTTACCGATCGGGAACCTTACCAGCCAGTTTTTTGCCAATGTGTATCTGGATGGTTTCGATCACTTTGTGTCGGAGAAACTGCACCTTCCATATATCAGGTATATGGACGACATGATCCTCTTTTCAAATAGTAAATCAGATCTGAAAGTGGCATTTTGGATGTGTGAAAAGTATCTGGAAGAGGAATTGCATTTGGCAGTGAAGCCAGGCAGTGTATTGCTTAATAGCCGCATTCACGGATTGCCGTTTTTGGGCTTCAGGATCTTTCAGCATCTAATCAGGATGAAAGCCATGAATGTCAGACGCCTGGCAGCAAAGATAAAGCTCAGGCAATATCAGTGTAAAACTAATCAGATCGATGAAACGGCTTTGTACCGTTCTGTACAGAGCATGCTTGCTTTTGCGTATTATGCGGATTCACATCAATTGGTTAAAAGGATTTGCAACACTATCGGGTAA